AATTGCACATCGTTGTATGTATCAAACAAATTCTTGATCCGGAGATACCTCCCCGCAATTTTCAGGTGGACCAGGCCGCGAAAAAGGTGATCCCAGGGGATGCGGCCTTGGTGATCAATCCATTCGACGCCAATGCCATCGAAATAGCTCTGCAACTGAAGGATCGCCAAAAATACTGTACGGTCACCGCCCTGACCCTGGGTGGGGAACCCTGCGGTAAAGCCTTGCGCCATGCCTTGGCTATGGGTTGCGACGAGGCCATCTGGCTGAAGGATGCTTTTTTTGAAGGGCTAGACTCAGCGGCAACAGCAAAAGTGATCGCCAGAGGAATCCAAAAGGTGGGGCAGATTGATTTGGTGCTTTGCGGCCGCCAAGCAGGCGATTGGGACATGGGGCAAATAGGATCCCTGATCGCGGAGGAACTGTCCTTGACCTGCATTTCGGTGGTTTCTCAAGTAGACGTAGAAAATGACAGGCTGCGCTTGCAACGAGAAGTAGAGAAAGGCGTAGAAATTGTGGCCACGGACATGCCGGCTCTGGCCACGATTACCAGCTCCAGTGCGAACCAGCCCCGCTACGCTACAACCAAGGGTATTGTGCTGGCCAGTCGGAGAAAAATCCCGGTTTGGTCAGCCCAGGATCTTGGAATTGCTGAAAACTTGGCCCGGTTGGTAGTGGTAGAAAATTTAACGGTTCCCAACTATGAAAGGCAGATTCAAATAATCGATGGGGAAGATGGACCGGTCAAAGGAACCCGGCTGGCCCAAGTTTTAGCGGCCATGAAAGTGTTAAAGTGAAAGGGGCAGAGAGACATTGCCAGGAATCTTAACATCGGTCACCATTAAAAACGGATCCCCCTCGATGTCCAGCAGAGAAGTTTTGGGCATGGCGAGGAGAATCGCCGACCAAACCGGTGATCAAGTGGCCGCTGCCCTGGTGGGGGCGGATGTTTCTTCTCTCACGCCAGAATTGGCCGCGTCGGGTGCCGATGTAGTCTACCTCAGCGAGAGTGAGTTCTTGACGGAATTTCAAGCCAAGGTTTATCTTAAAGTTTTTCAGGATATTGGGGAGGTGGCCCAACCGCATACTATCCTTTTCCCGGCCGATGCCATCGGGATGGATCTCGCCCCTCGCCTGGCCTACCGCCTGGGAGCAGGCCTGGTTACTGACTGCGTAGATTTTGCGATTAGAGACGGAAGGTGCATCTTTATCAAACCAGTTTACGGGGGGAAAGCACTGGCCCACCTGCGGGTGACCACTCCTGTTGCCTTGGCCACCGTTCGACCGCGGACCCAGGAACCATTTCCTGCGGACACCAGGCGGATCCCCGAGCGGGTAATCGTTGCGCCGCAAATTGAGTCGATCCCCCGGGAAGCGACAGTCACAGATCGCATCGAGGAGGAAGGAGAGGAAGTCAACCTGGAGGATGCCAAGGTTGTTATTTCCGGAGGTCGGGGTATGGGGAGTTCAGAAGCATTCCGGCAGCTGAAAAAACTGGCCAAAATTCTGGGCGGCGCCGTGGGCGCCTCCCGCACGGCGGTGGATGCAGGCTGGATGCCCCCTTCGCACCAGGTGGGGCAAACGGGGAAAATCGTTGCGCCGGATGTATATTTCGCAGTAGGCATCTCCGGGTCCAGCCAGCATATTGCCGGCATGGGAGGGTCCAAAATTATCGTGGCCATCAACCGGGATCCTGAAGCCCCCATCTTGCGGATCGCTAACCTGGGGGTGATCGAGGATTACCGCAACGTCCTGCCGGCCCTTATCGACGAATTCAGCAAAATTTTAAAAAATTAAGAATGATGATCTCGTAAAAAGTCCTCAGACCGATGGCAAAGTAAGGGCACGGTCACCATGCCCCTACATCAGATGCAAGGCGCGCAAAACCTGTAGGGGCACGAAGCATCGTGCCCCTACTAAACCGCCGCAATGACGAAAGCGGGACTTTTTACGAAGCCATCAAGAATCAGGGGGAAAAGAATGACCATTCCATTCACCGAAGAACAAATCGCCTTACGGGACCTGGCCCGGGATTTTTTTGAGAAAGAAGTCCGTCCGGTCTCGGCAGAAATTGATGCCCGTCCCAATCCAAAGGATTGCTATCCCGCCGAATTGGTACGGAAAGCATCGGAGATCGGCTTAAGGACCTTGGCTCTCCCAGAAGAATAGGGAGGGGTTGCTGCCGATGTGGTCACGAAAGCCCTCCTGCTCGCCACTATGTGCGAGGTGGAAGCGGGAACCGCCAAGATCATAAGTCAATGCTGGAAAGTTTCCCAGGTGATTGTCGAAGCCGGGACCGAGGCCCAGAGAAAAAAATTCCTCACCGAATTTGCGGAGGATCCCAATTATACCTGCTCGATTCTGATGACGGAACCGAATGCCGGGAGCGACAATATTCTTCCCTACAACGCTCCGGGGGCCGGGGTTGCGCTGACCGCTGTTCGGGATGGCGAATCCTACATATTAAACGGAACCAAACACATGAGCTCCCTGGTGGGCTTCTCTAAGTTGCTGCTGGTGTATGCCCGGACGGACCGCAACCAGCCGGTCCGCCAGGGCACGTCAACTTTTCTTGTGCCGCACGACCTTCCGGGCATCTCCTACGGCCAGGTCCACAATAAAATGGGCTTCCGGCTGTACCCCAACGGAGAGACCTTTTTCGATCATGTCCGCGTGCCGAAGGAATATAGGCTCGGGGAGGAAAATGCCGGGTTTGCCACCTTTTCGCAGATCTTCCGGGGGAGTCTGGAGATTCCGGCAATGTACCTGGGCATTGGCAAGGCCATTTACCGGATCGTGCTGGATCATGCCAGGCAGCGGGTCCAAGGGGGCAGGCCCATCATCGAACACCAGGCCATCGGGATGATGCTGGCCGAGATCGCCATGATGGTCGATACCCTGGAAGGATACCTCTGGGATACGGCCTACCATATCCAGAACGACACGGACTATGATGTCAAAAAAACCCGGTTCGGGAAAATTTTTTCCTGCGATTGTGTAGTAAAAGTGATCCTGCTGGGACTGGATATTTTGGGGGGAAGTGGAATCATGCGGGACCACCCCATGGAGAAGCTGGTCAGGGATGGGTTGACTTTCCTCCATGGAGACGGCACCAACTCCATCAACAAACTAAGGGTTGTGCCCTTGCTGAAATGATAAAGAAAATTCTAATTGGGACAGCGAGGCCAGTGCTTAGTTGCAAAAATTGGAGTACCATACCAGGTCCGGGAGCCAGGGCGCTTCGCTGGGCATCCTGAGGCGGTGCTTTCTCTAAGGTTAAGTACCAATCTGACCGAGATGGAGGCGAAGGTGTCAAGCATGAAAAAGCGATATAGGATTGGGATCATTCCCGGCGACGGAATCGGCAGGGACGTGGTTCGAGCAGCCATGATCGTTCTGGATGCGGTGAATGACTTAGCCGAAGAATTTGCCCTGGATTTCAGAAGATTGGAGGCCGGGGAAGCCGCCGTGGACAAATACGGCCATCCATTTCCCCTCGAAACTTTTGAGGGCCTGAAAGCGACCGATGCGGCCTTATTTGGAGCGGCGGGGAATCCGCATACGGTGGCCGTTCTTTCAGGGTTTCGGCTGGGGTTTAATTTATACGCCAACGTTCGGCCGATCAAGTCACTGCCCGGATCCAGGGCCCTGCAGCCCAAGGCGGACCTAATCATCGTCAGGGAAAACACAGAAGGCTTATACCGGGGGGTGGGCTACATTGACGGGGATTACCACGTGAATTTACGGGTATTTACTAAGAAGGGGATGGAACAAATCCTCAGGTTTTGTTTTGAGCTGGCCCGGAAGGAGAAGCGCCCAAAAGTAACCTTCACCCATAAAGCCCACGTTCTTACCTATACCGATGAACCGATGAGGCAATTATTTTACGAAATGGCGCGGGAATACCCCGAAGTGGAGGCTGAAGATATGACCATCGATGCCTGCGCCATGCAGATCATCATGAAACCGGAAAGGTTCAGCATCATCTTCGCGGAAAACGCCAACGGAGATATTTTAAGCGATGTAGGCGCAGGGATCAGCGGCGGTATGGGGTTTACCTACGGCGGCAATATCGGCGAGTCCTTTGCCGTCTTTGAACCGATTCACGGAACAGCCCCCAAATACGCGGACAAAAATGTGGTCAACCCGATCGCCGCCATCCGGGCGGCGATGATGATGATAGATTACCTGGGAGAAACCGGCATGGCCCGCCGAATCGAGAGGGCGATAACGGATCTCCTCCTCGAAGGGGAGGTGAGAACTTATGATTTGGGAGGAACTTCATCCACCACGGAGATGGGGAAGGCCATTGCCGCCAAAATCAGGTGTGAGGAGTAAGGGCTATAGGCGCTTCCAGCTCCAATCCTGATCGTGAATGACGTATTTCTCCTGCCCCGATTTCCTATACACGAAAACTTTTCCATCTTTCATGACCATCTGAATCCTCCTTTTGTCCTGGAGGATGCGGATATCCTGTAAGGGGTTCCCTTCCACGGCGATGATATCCGCGCATTTCCCTATCTCCAGCGTCCCGGTTTCTCGCTCCAATCCGATGGCCTCGGCAGCATTCCGGGTGGCGGTTTGGATCGCTTCCATAGGAGTCATCCCGTAATCAACGTAGATCTCCAGCTCATAGGCACTTGTGCCCATTTCGGGGTCGATTTGCGTATCCGTACCCAGAGCCATTTTGATCCCCGCCTGATGGAATTTCTGGAAGGTTTCCTTGGTATAGGGTTGAATCTTTTTCATTTTATTTAAAACAAATTCCGAACTGCCTGCTTTTCGCCTCGCCTCAATGGCCCGATCGGAGCGGTGGGCCAACGTGGGAACGACGATCTTATTCTCCGCCTTCATCATGGCCATCGCCTCGTCATCCGTGAATACACAATGCTCGATGGTGTCTACCCCGGCCTTTACGGCCATGCGCTGGGCGCTGGGAGTAAAACAGTGACAAGCGCAGCGCTTGTGGAAGGCATGGGCTTCGTCTACGATCGCGTCCAGCTCTTCTTGGGTCATGTTCCTGATATCGGGTTCTTCCTTTTCCGTTCCCCCTCCGCCGGAGGCACAGGTCTTGATGTAGTCACAGCCAATTCTTAGTTGAGAACGGACGAGCTTGCGCAGCTCCCAGGGTCCGTCAGCGGTCAGACCAGCTTGCCGTAAGGCGATTCCAGGGTGAAGAAGATCGAGATGGGAATTGGTTATGATGGCATGTCCGCCGACCAAAAGCCTGGGCCCGGCCACGATCCCGATATTGATGGCATCGCGAAGGGCCACCAGTTCCGCCGTGTTATGGGTGCCATAGGCTGTCACCCAAGGATGATTTCTTAACGTGGTAAATCCCTGCTCGAAACACATCTGGGCGTGCAGAAGCGTATACATCATCTGGAGCTGGGGCGTGGTTTCGAAATGGGCCGCCCGGGGATTTTGGAAAGTAAGGATATTATAGGCCGACGTGTGCAGGTGTATATCCAGCAGGCCGGGCATCAGGGTGCAATCCGGCATGGCAATCACCTCAGCCCCCTTGGGGATGCGTATCTCCTTGATCGTCCCCATCGCTTTGATGCGCGACCCCTCAACAACCACACAGGCGTCTTGGCGCACCTCCCCTCCCTTGCCATCAAGGAGCCTTTTACCTTTTAGAACCTTCCAGGTTTTGTCTCTACTTCCCATGGTTATTTCCTCTTGGGGATTTTAGAATGCTCTCTGCTTCTCCCTAATGGCTCAGGGAGAATTTTTCGCTCGGATCTCCGGGCGCACCCCGCATTCACTATTG
The Deltaproteobacteria bacterium genome window above contains:
- a CDS encoding electron transfer flavoprotein subunit beta/FixA family protein, which encodes MHIVVCIKQILDPEIPPRNFQVDQAAKKVIPGDAALVINPFDANAIEIALQLKDRQKYCTVTALTLGGEPCGKALRHALAMGCDEAIWLKDAFFEGLDSAATAKVIARGIQKVGQIDLVLCGRQAGDWDMGQIGSLIAEELSLTCISVVSQVDVENDRLRLQREVEKGVEIVATDMPALATITSSSANQPRYATTKGIVLASRRKIPVWSAQDLGIAENLARLVVVENLTVPNYERQIQIIDGEDGPVKGTRLAQVLAAMKVLK
- a CDS encoding electron transfer flavoprotein subunit alpha/FixB family protein; the protein is MPGILTSVTIKNGSPSMSSREVLGMARRIADQTGDQVAAALVGADVSSLTPELAASGADVVYLSESEFLTEFQAKVYLKVFQDIGEVAQPHTILFPADAIGMDLAPRLAYRLGAGLVTDCVDFAIRDGRCIFIKPVYGGKALAHLRVTTPVALATVRPRTQEPFPADTRRIPERVIVAPQIESIPREATVTDRIEEEGEEVNLEDAKVVISGGRGMGSSEAFRQLKKLAKILGGAVGASRTAVDAGWMPPSHQVGQTGKIVAPDVYFAVGISGSSQHIAGMGGSKIIVAINRDPEAPILRIANLGVIEDYRNVLPALIDEFSKILKN
- a CDS encoding acyl-CoA dehydrogenase family protein, with translation MTIPFTEEQIALRDLARDFFEKEVRPVSAEIDARPNPKDCYPAELVRKASEIGLRTLALPEE
- a CDS encoding acyl-CoA dehydrogenase, with protein sequence MVTKALLLATMCEVEAGTAKIISQCWKVSQVIVEAGTEAQRKKFLTEFAEDPNYTCSILMTEPNAGSDNILPYNAPGAGVALTAVRDGESYILNGTKHMSSLVGFSKLLLVYARTDRNQPVRQGTSTFLVPHDLPGISYGQVHNKMGFRLYPNGETFFDHVRVPKEYRLGEENAGFATFSQIFRGSLEIPAMYLGIGKAIYRIVLDHARQRVQGGRPIIEHQAIGMMLAEIAMMVDTLEGYLWDTAYHIQNDTDYDVKKTRFGKIFSCDCVVKVILLGLDILGGSGIMRDHPMEKLVRDGLTFLHGDGTNSINKLRVVPLLK
- a CDS encoding isocitrate/isopropylmalate family dehydrogenase; its protein translation is MKKRYRIGIIPGDGIGRDVVRAAMIVLDAVNDLAEEFALDFRRLEAGEAAVDKYGHPFPLETFEGLKATDAALFGAAGNPHTVAVLSGFRLGFNLYANVRPIKSLPGSRALQPKADLIIVRENTEGLYRGVGYIDGDYHVNLRVFTKKGMEQILRFCFELARKEKRPKVTFTHKAHVLTYTDEPMRQLFYEMAREYPEVEAEDMTIDACAMQIIMKPERFSIIFAENANGDILSDVGAGISGGMGFTYGGNIGESFAVFEPIHGTAPKYADKNVVNPIAAIRAAMMMIDYLGETGMARRIERAITDLLLEGEVRTYDLGGTSSTTEMGKAIAAKIRCEE
- a CDS encoding amidohydrolase family protein; translated protein: MGSRDKTWKVLKGKRLLDGKGGEVRQDACVVVEGSRIKAMGTIKEIRIPKGAEVIAMPDCTLMPGLLDIHLHTSAYNILTFQNPRAAHFETTPQLQMMYTLLHAQMCFEQGFTTLRNHPWVTAYGTHNTAELVALRDAINIGIVAGPRLLVGGHAIITNSHLDLLHPGIALRQAGLTADGPWELRKLVRSQLRIGCDYIKTCASGGGGTEKEEPDIRNMTQEELDAIVDEAHAFHKRCACHCFTPSAQRMAVKAGVDTIEHCVFTDDEAMAMMKAENKIVVPTLAHRSDRAIEARRKAGSSEFVLNKMKKIQPYTKETFQKFHQAGIKMALGTDTQIDPEMGTSAYELEIYVDYGMTPMEAIQTATRNAAEAIGLERETGTLEIGKCADIIAVEGNPLQDIRILQDKRRIQMVMKDGKVFVYRKSGQEKYVIHDQDWSWKRL